A region of Lycium barbarum isolate Lr01 chromosome 3, ASM1917538v2, whole genome shotgun sequence DNA encodes the following proteins:
- the LOC132630121 gene encoding adenylate kinase isoform X1 translates to MAAMIRHLRSSNSISQISRCLSTSAEKLKSQNYPHNSIPTNIEPKGKNVQWVFLGCPGVGKGTYASRLSTLLGVPHIATGDLVRDELKSQGPLSKQLAEIVNQGKLVSDEIILNLLSKRLENGEAKGEAGFILDGFPRTVRQARYKNMARKRRSFATISYFFVYEKEILTEVTDIDLVVNLKLPEKVLVEKCLGRRICSECGKNFNVASIDIAGEDGAPRISMAPLNPPSQCVSKLITRADDTEDIVKERLKIYWDKSQPVEDFYKSRGKLLEFDLPGGIPESWPKLLEVLNLDEQEYKLSAAA, encoded by the exons ATGGCGGCCATGATCCGCCACTTGAGATCTTCCAATTCCATTTCCCAAATCAGTAGGTGTTTATCTACATCAGCAGAGAAATTGAAATCCCAAAACTACCCCCATAACTCAATTCCTACTAACATTGAACCCAAGGGTAAAAATGTCCAGTGGGTGTTTTTAGGTTGTCCTGGTGTAGGAAAAGGTACATATGCTAGCCGTCTTTCTACACTTCTTGGTGTACCTCATATTGCTACTGGTGATCTTGTAAGGGATGAATTGAAATCTCAAGGTCCTTTATCCAAACAA CTTGCAGAGATTGTCAACCAAGGAAAATTGGTTTCAGATGAGATAATACTGAATTTACTCTCAAAGAGGCTTGAGAATGGGGAAGCTAAGGGTGAAGCTGGATTCATACTTGACGGATTCCCTAGAACTGTGAGACAAGCA AGGTATAAGAACATGGCGAGAAAGCGAAGATCCTTTGCAACAATTTCATACTTTTTTGTCTATGAAAAG GAAATATTGACTGAGGTGACAGACATAGATTTGGTGGTCAATCTCAAGCTTCCAGAAAAGGTACTGGTTGAGAAATGCCTTGGCCGAAGGATTTGCAGTGAATGTGGAAAGAACTTCAACGTAGCATCTATAGATATCGCAGGTGAAGATGGAGCTCCTAGAATCAGCATGGCTCCACTTAATCCTCCCTCGCAGTGTGTATCAAAGTTAATCACTCGAGCAGATGATACAGAAGATATTGTTAAGGAAAGACTTAAGATATACTGGGATAAG AGTCAGCCTGTTGAGGACTTCTACAAGAGTCGAGGAAAGTTACTGGAGTTTGATTTGCCTGGAGGCATCCCAGAATCATGGCCTAAGTTG
- the LOC132630121 gene encoding adenylate kinase isoform X2, with the protein MAAMIRHLRSSNSISQISRCLSTSAEKLKSQNYPHNSIPTNIEPKGKNVQWVFLGCPGVGKGTYASRLSTLLGVPHIATGDLVRDELKSQGPLSKQLAEIVNQGKLVSDEIILNLLSKRLENGEAKGEAGFILDGFPRTVRQAEILTEVTDIDLVVNLKLPEKVLVEKCLGRRICSECGKNFNVASIDIAGEDGAPRISMAPLNPPSQCVSKLITRADDTEDIVKERLKIYWDKSQPVEDFYKSRGKLLEFDLPGGIPESWPKLLEVLNLDEQEYKLSAAA; encoded by the exons ATGGCGGCCATGATCCGCCACTTGAGATCTTCCAATTCCATTTCCCAAATCAGTAGGTGTTTATCTACATCAGCAGAGAAATTGAAATCCCAAAACTACCCCCATAACTCAATTCCTACTAACATTGAACCCAAGGGTAAAAATGTCCAGTGGGTGTTTTTAGGTTGTCCTGGTGTAGGAAAAGGTACATATGCTAGCCGTCTTTCTACACTTCTTGGTGTACCTCATATTGCTACTGGTGATCTTGTAAGGGATGAATTGAAATCTCAAGGTCCTTTATCCAAACAA CTTGCAGAGATTGTCAACCAAGGAAAATTGGTTTCAGATGAGATAATACTGAATTTACTCTCAAAGAGGCTTGAGAATGGGGAAGCTAAGGGTGAAGCTGGATTCATACTTGACGGATTCCCTAGAACTGTGAGACAAGCA GAAATATTGACTGAGGTGACAGACATAGATTTGGTGGTCAATCTCAAGCTTCCAGAAAAGGTACTGGTTGAGAAATGCCTTGGCCGAAGGATTTGCAGTGAATGTGGAAAGAACTTCAACGTAGCATCTATAGATATCGCAGGTGAAGATGGAGCTCCTAGAATCAGCATGGCTCCACTTAATCCTCCCTCGCAGTGTGTATCAAAGTTAATCACTCGAGCAGATGATACAGAAGATATTGTTAAGGAAAGACTTAAGATATACTGGGATAAG AGTCAGCCTGTTGAGGACTTCTACAAGAGTCGAGGAAAGTTACTGGAGTTTGATTTGCCTGGAGGCATCCCAGAATCATGGCCTAAGTTG